CAGCGCCGACGCGCCGAACAGGTGCGCGAGCCGGGCGCGCACGCGGACGTCGGGGATCCGGTCGATCGCCCGCCCGAGGAACGCCATCGCCGCCGCCGGATCGGTGCCGACCACGGTTTCGGCAAGGCGCACCACGGTTTCCGCGTCGTCCGGGGCCCAGTCCAGCACCCGCGAGAGGTACCGCACGGCCGCGTCCGGGTCCTCGCCGCGCACCGCGGCGGCGGCCTGGCACAGCACGCGGTGCATCCACTGCTCCGGCAGTTCGGGCAGGGCCATCAGCAGGTGCGCCACCCGCGCGGCGGGCACGCCCTGATCGCTCAGCACGGCCGCGGCATGCCGGCGGAGCCGGACCACTTCGCCGTCGAGGACCTGCGCGAGCGCCGCACCGCCGAACTCCGGATGGGCCACCAGCGTCGAATCCGGCCGCACGATTTCGTCCCGCCGCAGGGTTTCCAGCGATTCGGCGATCAGCGCGTCCGGCAGGTCGCACAGCACCGGCAGCACCGCGGGATCGGCCGGGCCCGCCGCGCCCAGCACCGCCAGCGCGCGCAACACCACCCCGACGTGCGGCGGCCGGTCGGCGAGATAGTCGCGGACGACCAGTGCGAGCAGCCGCTCCCCCGCCGCCACCACCCGCGGTACCGCGGCGGCGTCCGGGCGGACACCACGCGCGGCCAGTTCGTCGAGCAGGCGGCGCAGCAGCCGCGGATTGCCCGCGGACATCCGGGCGCAGGCCGCGGTGAACCCGCCGTCCGGCACCGCACCGAGCGCCCGGACCACCACACGACGCACGTCGGCTTCGGGCAGCGGGTCCAGCCGCAGCGACACCGACTCGTGCTCGGCGGCCAGCCCGACCGCCCGCCCGGCGTCGCACTGGCGCAGGGTCGCCACCACCAGCAGCGGCCGCCCGGCCGCCCGGCGCAGCACGAAGTCCAGCCACCGCAACGATTCCTCGTCGGCCGACGCCACGTCGTCGACCAGCACCACCACTCCGCCGCGGTTCACCGCCAGCATCAGCGGGCACATCACGTCGGCCAGCAGCGCGAACCGGTCGGCCCTGGACCGGCGGAGGACGTCGTCGATCCCGCCCAGCGGCACCATCAACTCGCGGAGCACCCCGTACGGCTCGGCCTCCGCGGGAGCGGCGGCGTAGAGCACGGTGCGGTCGTCCCCCACCTCGCGCCGCAGCGCCTGGAGCAAGCTGGTCTTCCCGGTCCCCGCCCCGCCGCGGACCAGCACCAGCGGGGGTCCTCCCGGATCACGCACGGCCGCGCTGAGATAGGCGAGTTCGGCCGCCCGGCCCATCGGATCCGGCAACTGCGCCAGCACACCGGTCCCGCGAGTCGACACGCCTGCCCTCCGTCAACCAACACAAACCAACATCGGTTACGGAAACGACATTACCGAATACTCAGGCCGAGGGGGCACACGGATTCCAATGGAAAAACTAGAATTTCGCCGTTGTGTGAAATTCATTCATGTTGCCTGCGCGGCGAAGGCCGTGGCCAGCAGGACAACCACCGAAAGGAGCATTCCGGCGCGGGGATCGTGGGAAACCGACAGCAGGCGGACTCCGGAGCGTGACGCCGGCGCGGGCATCCGGCTCAGCGCCACCGACCTGAGCCTGCCGAACACGGCGGGCAGCACGGGCAGGCAGGCCACCACCGCGACCACCGGCACCGCCGCCGAATCCGCCGGCACCGCGGTGACCACGTGGTGCACGGCCAGATGCAGGGTCGCGGTGGACACGATCACCGCGGCGCCCGCGAGCTTCACCGGCTGACCGGTGGTGGTGCGGCCCTGGTTCTCCAGCAGATGCCGGGCGTGCGGGCGGGACGCCAGTTTCCGCAACCGGCGGCGGTCCTGGCGCAGCATGGCCAGCGCCTGGTCCAGACCTATCGCCGCGCCGATGGCGAACAGCAGCAGGCCGGTCGCCGCACCGGTGTGTGCCACCTGCGAGAGCACCAGCGAAGCCCCGGCCGCCGCCGCGGTGGGGGCCCACAACTGGCGCGGTGTGGCGCCCGACAGCAGCACGGCGGCGAAGCCGAGCAGCAGGATCAGCGAGGCCGCAGGCAGATCGAACAATTCCGGGGCCATCCGATGCTCCGTTCCGCGTTTCACGTGCGTTCCCGACCCCATTGATGCTGGTCGACGGCGGCGCGGTGATCAGCCCGGAGCACCCCCGGATTCCGGGTGGGGACAGCCCCACCCCCGATCGAGCGACTCCGCATTCCGCGCGGTGACACTCCGCGAAACGCGGAAATGACGCACTAATGCGGCCCCCGAAAATTTTCGGGGGCCGCAATTGTGACGCCGTTTTCAATGAATGTTCGCGGTGCGACAGTGAAAGCAGAAGTGTCACCGGGAAAGCGAACGCACTCCCGGACTCGCGGCGGCGAGCAGCGTCAGCACGCCCATCACCCCGCCGACGGCCAGCACGGTCCCGGTCACCCCGAGCGCGGTCAGCGCGAACCCGCCCAGCAGCGAACCGAACGCGAGCGGCCCGTAGGCCAGCAGGGTGGCCACGCTGGTCACCCGGCCGCGCAGGCGGTCCGGCACGATCTGGACCAGGTACGCGCTCACCCCCACGGTCCACACCGCGCCGACGTAGGACATCAGCCCGTACACCGCGCCGAGCAGCACCGGGTCCCCGGCGAGCAGCGTGGTCGGCACCAGCACCGCCCACAGCGCGTTCGCCCCGATCACCAGTGCCGGCAAGGAGATCCGGCGGATCCAGAAGGTGGCGCCGAGCGCACCGAGCACCCCGCCGATCCCGCTGACCACCGACACCAGCGCCGCCACGGTCTGCGAGCCGCCGTCCTGGCGGACGATCTCCAGCACGGTCAGCATCAGCACCTGGAACAGCAGGTTGCTCACCGCGATCAGCCCGGCGGCGGCGCGGGCGAACCGGTGCCCCGCCATCCACCGCAGTCCCTCCATCAGCGCGGCCAGCGGTTTCCGCGGTTCGGCCGCGACCGGTTCGGCCTGCAGCTTCTTCTTGATCATCAGCACCGTGCCGAGCGAGAAGGCGTGCAGCACGGCGGTGGCCAGGAACGGGAACCACTGGGTGATCGCGCTGAGCACCCCGGCGCCCGGCTGGCCGAGCAGCCCGGCCGCCTGCTCCCTGGCCTCGTTGCGCGACATCGCCGTGGTCAGGTGCTTCTCCGGCACCACACTGGGCAGCGCCGCGCGCTCGGTGATCCGGTACACCACGGTGAACGCGCCCTCGACGAAGGCGACCACCGCCAGGTGCCACAGGTTCAGCCCGGCGAAGATCATGCCCAGCGGGATGCTGCCGACCGCGATCAGCCTGCCGAGATCACAGACGATCAGCAGCCGCCGCCGGTCGAAGCGGTCCACCGCCACCCCGGCGGGCAGCTGCACCAGCAGGTAGGGCAGTTGCGCGGCGAACGCGATCAGCCCGGCCGAAGCCGCGGATCCGGTGGCCCACAACACGATCAGCGGATAGGCGAAGGCGCTCAGCCGCGAACCGAGGAAGGACAGCCCGGCACCGGACCACAGCAGCAGGAACTCCCGGTTCCCGCGCAGCCCGCGATCCGGCGTGGTGGCCTCGGTGGGTGAGGAGGGAACGGTGGGCCGGGTCATCGAATCCCGCCGGCACACCACTCGAGCACGGCCATGGCGCTGTGCAGCTTGTGCTGGGCCTGCGCGAAGGCCAGGCTCATCGGCCCGTCCAGCACCTCGGCGGCGACCTCCTCGCCGCGGTGGGCGGGCAGGTCGTGCAGGAACACCGCCTCCGGATTGTCGTCCCACAGCCCGGCGTGCACGGTGAACGGCGCGAACCGCTCGCGCCAGTTCCGGTCCGCCTTGGCGGTGCCGGTGGTCTGCCAGCGCGTGGTGTAGATGACGTCGAACCCGCCGGGCAGCAGGTCCATGTCGTGCCGTTCGGTGATCGACGAGCCGTACCGGGCGGCCTGCTCGGCGGCGGTGGCCGCGATCGGCCTGGCCAGCCCGTATCCCGCCGGCGTGCGCAGTTCCAGCCGGGTCCCGGCGAACCGGGTCAGGCCCAGCGCCAGCGCCGCCGCGGTGTTGTTGCCCTCGCCGACGTAGAGCACCCTCAGCCCGCTGATCCGCTCGAAGTGGCAGAACAGCGTGGTCAGGTCGGTCAGCCCTTGGGTGGGGTGCTCCTCCACGTTCATCGCGTTGATCACCGGCATCGTGCCGTGCCCGGCCAGTTCGCCGAGCCGGTCGGCGGACAGCGTGGTCCTGGCCACCAGCAGGTCCAGCATCGAGGCGAGCACGCAGCCGGTGTCGGCCAGCGTCTCCCCGGTGTTGGTCTGCAGGTCCCCCGGCCCGTAGGTGATCAGCCGCGCGCCGAGGCGCAATGCCCCGCTGGAGAAGGCGGTGCGCGTGCGGGTCGAGGTCTTCTCGAAGTAGACGCCGACGATCTTGCCGTCGAGCGGGGAGCCGGCGTCGGCACCGGCCGCGTGCGCCGCGCCCCGGCTGACCAGGTACTGGAGGTCGTCCTCTCCGAGATCGTTGAGGGACAACAGGTTCCTGGCCAGCTTGGCCGGTGCGGTGATCAGCTCGGTCATCGTGGGCCTCCATCGGTCATCAGCGTCTGGATCAGCGCGGCGAGTTCACCGGCCCGCCGTGGCCGCAGGACCTCCTCGTGCTCACCGGCCATCCGGTGCACGGTCAGCCCGCCGCCGGCCAGTTCGCGCCAGTGGCCCAGGTAGTCCGCGTACGACAGGCCGCGGAGCACGCCGTGCCGTTCCTCGGCGCACTCGTCGGTGATCACCAGCCGGACGGGCGTACCGGCCGCCGGGTAGCGGTAGCCGTACATCGCCCTGGTCAGCTCCCGCGCCCGGTACACCTGGCGGCGCATGGCGTCGAGATCACCGGCGTCGGCGGACAATCCGGCCAGGCTCAACAGCGACCGGATCTCACCGGTCGGCTCCACATCCGGCTGCGCGCACAACTCCGCGAGCCGGTCGGTGAGCGCGTCGCTGGTGACCACCTCCGGGGAGACGGCCGGATCGCCGATCGGGTCGATCAGGATCAGCGCCGACGCCGGGGTGCGCGCCGCGGCCAGCTGCCGCGCCATCTCCCACGCCAGCGTCGCGCCCGAAGACCAGCCCAGCAGCGCGAACCGGCCGTCCGGCTGGAGTTCGGTCAGGTACCGCGCGGCCAGTTCGGTCAGCTCGACCGGCTGCTCGCCGATCCCGTCCGGGGCTTCGAAGGCGGCCACCGAGCGGCCCATCCGGTCGGCCAGCGGCAGGAACCAGTGCGCGCTGCCGCCCTGCGGATGCACGCAGTACAGCGGCGGGCTGGTGTCCCTGGTGCGCAACCAGGCCAGCGCGGTCCCGCTGTCACCGGTCGCGGACTCCAGCCGCGCGGCCAGCGCCTCGATCGTCCGGGTTTCGAACACGTCGCGCACCGACACGGTGAACCCGGCCGAACGCAGCCCGGCGACCACGGTCAGCGTGCGGATCGAATCCCCGCCCACGGCGAAGAAGTCGTCGGTGACGCCGAGTCCGGCCACGCCGAGCACCGAGCCCCAGACCTCGGCGATCCGCCGTTCGGTCCCGGTGCGCGGGGCCACCGCGGGCTCCTCGGCCAGCTGCGAGCGGTCCGGGTCCGGCAGTGCCTTGCGATCCACCTTCCCGTTGGTGGTCAGCGGAAGCGCGTCCAGCACCAGCAGCGCCGAGGGCACCAGGTGCTCGGGCACGGTCTTGCCGAGTTCGGCCCGCACGGCCTCGCGGTCGGCCTCGCCGACCAGGTAGCCGATCAGCCGTCCGCCCGCGGCCTTCGCCGCCGCGTCCCGCACCCCGGGCACCGCCCGCAGCGCGGCCTCGACCTCACCGAGTTCCACCCGCTGGCCGCGGATCTTGACCTGGTTGTCCCGGCGGCCGATGAACTCCAGCTGCCCGTCGGGGCGGTAGCGGACGCGGTCGCCGGTCCGGTAGAGCAAGCCCTTGCCCACGAACGGATCGGGCACGAACGCCTGCGCGGTGCGCTCCGGGTCGGCGAGATATCCGTGGCCGACACCGTCACCGCCGACGTACAGCTCACCCGGCACCCCGATCGGCGTGGGCCGGCGATGGCCGTCGAGCACGTACAGCTGCGTGTTGCGGATCGCCCGCCCGATCGGCACCAGCTGGGCGCCTTCGGGAAGCGGCTCGGTGATCACCGCGTGCGTGACGTCGTCCGAGCATTCGGTGGGCCCGTAGGCGTTGACCATCGGAATGCCCGGGAACCGGGCGAACCACCGGGTGCACAGCTCCGGCGGCAGCGCCTCGCCGGTGACCACCAGCCAGCGCAGCGAGGCCAGCCCCGGCACCGCGGCACCCGAGTCCCAGTCGTCCAGCGCCGCCCGCAGCAGCGAGGGCACCACCTCCAGCACGGAGATCTCCTCGTCCTCCACCGTGCCGAACAACGCGGCGGGATCGGCGGCGCACGCCGGCGTCACCACCCGCACCCGGCCGCCGGTGAGCAACGCGGCCAGCATCTGCCACACCGACACGTCGAAGGTCAGCGGCGCGTTCTGCACCACAGAGTCGGCGCCGGTCAGGTCCAGGTCCTCGACCTTGGCGAGCAGGTGGTTGACCATGCCGCGGCGGTGCACCATCGCGCCCTTGGGCGCCCCGGTCGAACCGGAGGTGTAGAGCACGTACGCGAGGTCGTACTCCTCCCCGCGCGGCCGCGCCCATTCCTCGTGCTCGTCGTCGCTGAGCACCAGGATCTGGGCGCCGGTGTCGGCCGCCCGTGCCGCGTGCCCGGCGTGCTCCGGGGTGACCAGGACGAACTTCGCCTGGCTGTCGGTCAGCAGCCGGGCCGTGCGCGCCTCGGGGGCCGCGGTGTCCAGCGGGATGTAGGCCGCTCCCGCGCCCAGCACGCCCAGCACCGCGCTGACGAACCGCGCGCCGGGATCGGCCAGCACGGCGACCAGCAGATCGGGCCCGGCGTCGGGCAGCTGACCGGAAATGGCGCTCGCCCGGCCCATGAGCTGGGCGTAGGTCAGCGTCTCGCGGTCGTCGCTGACCGCCACCGCGTCCGGCTGCCGCCGCGCGACCTTCCGCACCCGCTCGATCAGGCCTTCGCTGTCCAGCGGGCGTTCGGTGCGGTTCCACGTGTGCAGCACCAGTTCGCGTTCGCCGGCGGGCAGGCAGGCCTGGCGCGCGTCGGCGTCCGGGTCGGCGATCATCGACTCCAGCACCGCGCGGTACATCGCGGCGAGCCGGTCGCCGTCGGCGCGGCGCAGCACGTCGGTCCTGGCGTGCACCATCAGCCGGTCGCCCATCACGCCCATGGTCAGCCCGAACTCGTTGGGGCTGTCGTCGATCACCGTGTCCCCGTCGACCAGGCCGAGATCGACCACGTGGAAGTCGAGATAGATGAAGAAGGTGTCGATCAGCCGGTCCGCGGCCCCGGCCTCGCGGTGCATCTCCGGCAGCGGGAACCGCCGGTGCGGCCACAGTTCGGTCTGACCGGCGAAGGTCGACTGGATCAGTTCCCGCCAGGTCGAGGCCGAGCGGTCGAAGCCGAACGGCACGGTGTTGAGGTACATGCCGAACACGCGGTCGGCGCCGAGCAGCTCGGGCCGGGTGTCGCAGACCAGGCCGGTGCTGAACGCCTCCTGGTCGGTGAGCATGCTCATCACCTTGAGGTAGGCCGCGTGCCACACGCTCTTGATGGACACGCCGAGCGAGGTGGCCAGCCCGCGCAGGCCGTCGACCAGATCCGCGCACGGCAGGTCGATCCGGTAAGGCAGCCCCGGCTCCGGGTCCTTCCAGGCTTGCGGCAGTTCCATCTTCGGCTGGCGCGCCACGAGTTCGCGCCAGTACCCGCGGTCCTCCGCCGACTCCAGCGACGCGAGTTCGGCGGAGATGAAGTCGGCGTACCGGACCTCGGGCAACGCGGCCAGTTCCGGGTCGCGGCCCTCGCGCAGCCTGCCGTAGGCGGTCAGGATCTCCATCAGCAGCGAGTGGAAGCTCCAGCCCTCCAGCACCGCGTGGCATTCGGTGATGGAGATCCACCAGCCGTTGTCCACCACGTGCGCGAACAACCGGATCAGCGGCGGCTTGGCCAGGTCGAACAGGGCGGCCCGCTCGGCCGCGGTGAACTTCCGCAGCGCGGTCTGCTGGGCCCGCTCGTCCTGCCCGCGCAGATCGCGGACGCCGACCGAGATCGGCGCCTCGGCGTGGACCAGCTGCATCGGCACCGAGAACTCGCTCGCGTGCAGTGAAGTGCGCAGGATCTCGTGGCGCTCGACCACCAGTGAGGCCGCCTCGCGCAGCGCGTCGAAGCTGAACGGCTGGTCGTCCTTGACCTGGAACGAGCTGATGTTGTGGTAGATGTTGTCCGATCCCCCGGCCAGCATCTCCACCAGCATGCCGGTCTGCACCTGGGACATCGGGTAGGCGTCGGTGACCCCGTCCGGCACCAGCGCGCGGTCCTCGGCGGAGATCAGCTCGAACGGCTCGACCGGGGTGTCGATCGGCGCCGGCGCGGAGCGCTCGTCGCAGAACGCGGCCAGCTGGGCCACCGTCCGGTACTCGAAGATGTCACGCACCGAGACGTCGAACCCGGCCGTGCGCAGCGCGCCGACCAGTGCCACCGCGCGGATCGAGTCACCGCCGATCTCGAAGAACCCGTCGTGCACGCCGAGCGTGCCGGTGTCGAGCGCGTCGCGCCAGATCGCCGCCATGCGTGCTTCGGTCACCGTCCGCGGCGGGGTCACCTCGCCCGCCGCCCGTACCGCGGCGCCGTCCGGTTCGGGCAGTGCGCGCCGGTCCAGTTTTCCGTTGGTGGTCAGCGGAATCCGGTCCAGCGCCACGTACGCGGCCGGGACCATGTAGTCCGGCAACGACTTCGCCACCAGTGCGCGCAGTTCGGCGGGATCGGATTCGCCGACCACGTACGCGACCAGCCGCTTGTCGCCAGGGGTGTCCTCGCGCAGCACGACAACCGCGTCACGCACGGCCGGGTGCTCGCTCAGCGCGGCGGCGATCTCGCCGAGTTCGATCCGGAACCCGCGCAGCTTCACCTGGTGGTCGATGCGGCCGAGGAACTCCAGGCTGCCGTCGGGCAGGCGCCGGGCCAGGTCACCACTGCGGTAGATGCGCCCGCCCGGCACGCCGAACGGGTCCGGTACGAACCGCTCGGCGGTCAGTTCCGGCCGCCCGAGATAGCCCCGCGCCACGCCGTGCCCGCCGACGTGCATCTCGCCGGCCATCCCGGTGGGCACCAGGTTGCCGTGCCGGTCGAGCAGGTGGATCCGCTCGCCGTCGAGCGGGTGGCCCACCGGGTTGCCAGCGCCGGGCGCCAGGTCGTCCTCGGTCAGCGCGTAGAAGGTGGAGTGCACACAGGTCTCGGTGATGCCGTACATGTTGATCAGCGCCGGGCGGCTCATCCCGAAGCGCTTGACCCATGGCGCGAGTTCGCGCTGCTCCAGCTTCTCCCCCGCGAACACCACCGCGCTCAGCGCGAGGTCCGCCAGCCTCGGGTCGTCCGACTCGGCGGCGGCGATCAGCGAGCGGAAGGCCGACGGCGTCTGGGAAAGCACGGTGACCCGCTCGCGCACCAGCAGGTCGAGGAACTCGTCCGGCGACCGCGAAACGGTGAACGGGACCACCACCAGCTTCCCGCCGTGCAGCAGCGCGCCCCACATCTCCCACACCGAGACGTCGAAGGCGTAGGAGTGGAACATCGACCAGCTGTCGTCCGCGCCGAACCCGTAGTGCAGCTGCGCGGCGGTGAGCAGGCCGTGCACGTTGGCGTGGGTGACGCAGACGCCCTTCGGCTTGCCCGTCGAACCGGAGGTGTAGATGACGTACGCGAGGTTTTCCGGACCGCTCAACGGTTCCGGCTCGGTCTCCGGAGCGGCGGCGAGCGCGGCGGCGTCCTCCCCGTCAAGCACCACGATCCGTCCTGAATGGACTTCCCGAACCAGGTCAAGGTGCGCGGCGGTGGTCACCACCAGCGGCGCGGCGGCGTCGTCGAGCATGAACCGCAGGCGGTCGGCCGGGTAGGCCGGGTCCAGCGGCAGGTAACCCGCCCCCGACTTGGTCACGCCCAGCAGCGTGGGCACCAGGTCGTGGCCGCGGTCGAGGCAGACGCCGACCAGCGTTTCCGGGGCCGCGCCGAGTGCGCGCAGGTGGTGCGCGAGCCGGTTGGCGCGGCGGTCCAGTTCGGCGTAGGTCAGCTCGTCGCCGTCGCAACTGACGGCAACCGCGTCGGGCAGCCTGGCCGCCGTCTCGGCGAAAACCTCGTGCAGGCAGCGGGAAACCGGGTCCGGATCGGCGCGCCCGGCCTGGCGGATCAGCAGCGCGCGCTCGTCGGCGGTCAGCACGTCCAGCTCGTGCACCCCGGTACCGGGCGCGGCCGCGATGCTCTCCAGCAGCCGTGAGTAGTGCCCGGCCAGCCGCCGCGCGGTCGCCTCGTCGAACAGGTCGGTGGCGTATTCGACCTGCCCGCCGATCGAGCCGTCCGGCAGCTCGGCCAGCCGCAGCGCCAGGTCGAACTTGGCCACCTGCCACTCCAGGTCCACGTACTCCGCGCGCACCCCGGCCAGCTCACCGCCCAGCTCGGGCAGCGCGTGCAGGGTGAACGCCACCTGGAACAGCGGGGTGACCGACAGGTCGCGTTCCGGCTGCAGCTCGTCGACCAGCCTGCCGAACGGCACGGCCTGCCGGTCCAGCGCCTCCAGCACGGTGACCCGGTTGCGGGCCAGCATGTCCTCGAAGGACGGCTCGCCGGTGATCCGCATGCGCAGGGCGAGGGTGTTCATCACATAACCGAGCAGGCCCTCCAGCTCGGGGTGGCTGCGGCCGGAGACCACCGTGCCCACGGTGACGTCGTCCTGACCGGTGTAGCGGGCCAACAGGCACTGGAAAGCGGTCAGCAGCACCATGAACGGCGTCGCGTCGGCCGCCCTGGCCAGCTCCCGCATCCGGTCGGCGATCTGGACCGGGATGGTCACGGGCACACCCGCGCCGCGCCAGCCGCGCACCGGGGGACGCGGGTGGTCGGTCGGCAGCTCCAGCCGCGGCAGATCGGCGAGCTGGTCCCGCCAGTACCACAGGTGCTGCTCGATGGCGTCTTCCGAGAAGAAATCCCGTTGCCACGCGGCGAAATCGGCGTACTGCACGGCGGGCGGGGGCAGCGGCGACGGCAACCCGGCCGAGAACGCCATGTACAGAGCGCCGAGTTCGTTCAGCAGCACCTCCTGCGAGACCTCGTCGGAGGCGATGTGGTGGAACACCGCGAGCAGCAGGTGGTCCTGCTCGCCGATGCGCAGCAGGGTCAGCCGCAGCGGATGCTCGTTCGCCAGGTCGAACGGGCGCAGCGCCTCCTGCCCGGCCCGCGCCAGCGCGGCCGCTTCGCCGGACACCTCGATCTCCGACCACTGTGGATCAGTGGGCGGGTCGACCAGCTGCACCGGTTCGGTACCGGAGAGTTCGTACCGCGTGCGCAGGATCTCGTGCCTGGCGACGAGTTCGGTCCACACCCGGCGCAGCGCGCCGGTGTCCAGCGCGCCGCGCAGCCGCAACGCCAGCGGCACGAGGTACTCCGGGCTGCCCGGGTCGAGGCGGTTGAGGAACCACTGCTGACGCTGCCCGAACGACAGGCGCAGGGGCGCACCGCGGTCGGCGTGGCCGATCGACATCCGGTTGCCCGCCGCACTGCCCGCCATCCGGCGGCGC
The genomic region above belongs to Amycolatopsis sp. YIM 10 and contains:
- a CDS encoding MFS transporter; protein product: MTRPTVPSSPTEATTPDRGLRGNREFLLLWSGAGLSFLGSRLSAFAYPLIVLWATGSAASAGLIAFAAQLPYLLVQLPAGVAVDRFDRRRLLIVCDLGRLIAVGSIPLGMIFAGLNLWHLAVVAFVEGAFTVVYRITERAALPSVVPEKHLTTAMSRNEAREQAAGLLGQPGAGVLSAITQWFPFLATAVLHAFSLGTVLMIKKKLQAEPVAAEPRKPLAALMEGLRWMAGHRFARAAAGLIAVSNLLFQVLMLTVLEIVRQDGGSQTVAALVSVVSGIGGVLGALGATFWIRRISLPALVIGANALWAVLVPTTLLAGDPVLLGAVYGLMSYVGAVWTVGVSAYLVQIVPDRLRGRVTSVATLLAYGPLAFGSLLGGFALTALGVTGTVLAVGGVMGVLTLLAAASPGVRSLSR
- a CDS encoding ornithine carbamoyltransferase; the encoded protein is MTELITAPAKLARNLLSLNDLGEDDLQYLVSRGAAHAAGADAGSPLDGKIVGVYFEKTSTRTRTAFSSGALRLGARLITYGPGDLQTNTGETLADTGCVLASMLDLLVARTTLSADRLGELAGHGTMPVINAMNVEEHPTQGLTDLTTLFCHFERISGLRVLYVGEGNNTAAALALGLTRFAGTRLELRTPAGYGLARPIAATAAEQAARYGSSITERHDMDLLPGGFDVIYTTRWQTTGTAKADRNWRERFAPFTVHAGLWDDNPEAVFLHDLPAHRGEEVAAEVLDGPMSLAFAQAQHKLHSAMAVLEWCAGGIR
- a CDS encoding non-ribosomal peptide synthetase; amino-acid sequence: MTMQETELYREELVRRRMAGSAAGNRMSIGHADRGAPLRLSFGQRQQWFLNRLDPGSPEYLVPLALRLRGALDTGALRRVWTELVARHEILRTRYELSGTEPVQLVDPPTDPQWSEIEVSGEAAALARAGQEALRPFDLANEHPLRLTLLRIGEQDHLLLAVFHHIASDEVSQEVLLNELGALYMAFSAGLPSPLPPPAVQYADFAAWQRDFFSEDAIEQHLWYWRDQLADLPRLELPTDHPRPPVRGWRGAGVPVTIPVQIADRMRELARAADATPFMVLLTAFQCLLARYTGQDDVTVGTVVSGRSHPELEGLLGYVMNTLALRMRITGEPSFEDMLARNRVTVLEALDRQAVPFGRLVDELQPERDLSVTPLFQVAFTLHALPELGGELAGVRAEYVDLEWQVAKFDLALRLAELPDGSIGGQVEYATDLFDEATARRLAGHYSRLLESIAAAPGTGVHELDVLTADERALLIRQAGRADPDPVSRCLHEVFAETAARLPDAVAVSCDGDELTYAELDRRANRLAHHLRALGAAPETLVGVCLDRGHDLVPTLLGVTKSGAGYLPLDPAYPADRLRFMLDDAAAPLVVTTAAHLDLVREVHSGRIVVLDGEDAAALAAAPETEPEPLSGPENLAYVIYTSGSTGKPKGVCVTHANVHGLLTAAQLHYGFGADDSWSMFHSYAFDVSVWEMWGALLHGGKLVVVPFTVSRSPDEFLDLLVRERVTVLSQTPSAFRSLIAAAESDDPRLADLALSAVVFAGEKLEQRELAPWVKRFGMSRPALINMYGITETCVHSTFYALTEDDLAPGAGNPVGHPLDGERIHLLDRHGNLVPTGMAGEMHVGGHGVARGYLGRPELTAERFVPDPFGVPGGRIYRSGDLARRLPDGSLEFLGRIDHQVKLRGFRIELGEIAAALSEHPAVRDAVVVLREDTPGDKRLVAYVVGESDPAELRALVAKSLPDYMVPAAYVALDRIPLTTNGKLDRRALPEPDGAAVRAAGEVTPPRTVTEARMAAIWRDALDTGTLGVHDGFFEIGGDSIRAVALVGALRTAGFDVSVRDIFEYRTVAQLAAFCDERSAPAPIDTPVEPFELISAEDRALVPDGVTDAYPMSQVQTGMLVEMLAGGSDNIYHNISSFQVKDDQPFSFDALREAASLVVERHEILRTSLHASEFSVPMQLVHAEAPISVGVRDLRGQDERAQQTALRKFTAAERAALFDLAKPPLIRLFAHVVDNGWWISITECHAVLEGWSFHSLLMEILTAYGRLREGRDPELAALPEVRYADFISAELASLESAEDRGYWRELVARQPKMELPQAWKDPEPGLPYRIDLPCADLVDGLRGLATSLGVSIKSVWHAAYLKVMSMLTDQEAFSTGLVCDTRPELLGADRVFGMYLNTVPFGFDRSASTWRELIQSTFAGQTELWPHRRFPLPEMHREAGAADRLIDTFFIYLDFHVVDLGLVDGDTVIDDSPNEFGLTMGVMGDRLMVHARTDVLRRADGDRLAAMYRAVLESMIADPDADARQACLPAGERELVLHTWNRTERPLDSEGLIERVRKVARRQPDAVAVSDDRETLTYAQLMGRASAISGQLPDAGPDLLVAVLADPGARFVSAVLGVLGAGAAYIPLDTAAPEARTARLLTDSQAKFVLVTPEHAGHAARAADTGAQILVLSDDEHEEWARPRGEEYDLAYVLYTSGSTGAPKGAMVHRRGMVNHLLAKVEDLDLTGADSVVQNAPLTFDVSVWQMLAALLTGGRVRVVTPACAADPAALFGTVEDEEISVLEVVPSLLRAALDDWDSGAAVPGLASLRWLVVTGEALPPELCTRWFARFPGIPMVNAYGPTECSDDVTHAVITEPLPEGAQLVPIGRAIRNTQLYVLDGHRRPTPIGVPGELYVGGDGVGHGYLADPERTAQAFVPDPFVGKGLLYRTGDRVRYRPDGQLEFIGRRDNQVKIRGQRVELGEVEAALRAVPGVRDAAAKAAGGRLIGYLVGEADREAVRAELGKTVPEHLVPSALLVLDALPLTTNGKVDRKALPDPDRSQLAEEPAVAPRTGTERRIAEVWGSVLGVAGLGVTDDFFAVGGDSIRTLTVVAGLRSAGFTVSVRDVFETRTIEALAARLESATGDSGTALAWLRTRDTSPPLYCVHPQGGSAHWFLPLADRMGRSVAAFEAPDGIGEQPVELTELAARYLTELQPDGRFALLGWSSGATLAWEMARQLAAARTPASALILIDPIGDPAVSPEVVTSDALTDRLAELCAQPDVEPTGEIRSLLSLAGLSADAGDLDAMRRQVYRARELTRAMYGYRYPAAGTPVRLVITDECAEERHGVLRGLSYADYLGHWRELAGGGLTVHRMAGEHEEVLRPRRAGELAALIQTLMTDGGPR